Proteins from one Streptosporangium becharense genomic window:
- a CDS encoding helix-turn-helix domain-containing protein, which produces MDDDLDQALGAVGPRLRALRRQRETTLADLSAATGISVSTLSRLESGARRPTLELLLPLARAHGVTLDELVDAPPTGDPRIHLRPIVRDGMTMLPLTRRAGGIQAYKLVLSPGARPGEPDPQTHEGYEWLYVLNGRVRLILGEHDLVLSPGEAVEFDTRVPHWFGPADAETVEFLSLFGRQGERAHLRVRPKAKD; this is translated from the coding sequence ATGGACGACGATCTCGACCAAGCACTCGGCGCGGTCGGCCCCCGGCTGCGCGCGCTGCGCCGGCAACGCGAGACCACGCTGGCCGACCTGTCGGCGGCGACCGGCATCTCGGTGAGCACCCTGTCGCGGTTGGAGTCCGGCGCCCGCCGCCCGACCCTCGAACTGCTGCTTCCGCTGGCCAGGGCCCACGGCGTCACACTCGACGAACTCGTCGACGCCCCGCCCACCGGAGACCCGCGCATCCACCTGCGTCCGATCGTCCGCGACGGCATGACCATGCTGCCCCTGACCCGCCGGGCCGGCGGCATCCAGGCGTACAAGCTCGTGCTCTCACCCGGCGCCCGCCCGGGAGAGCCCGACCCGCAGACCCACGAGGGCTATGAATGGCTCTACGTCCTCAACGGACGGGTGCGGCTCATCCTCGGTGAACACGACCTGGTGCTCTCACCCGGCGAGGCGGTCGAGTTCGACACCCGCGTGCCGCACTGGTTCGGCCCCGCCGACGCCGAAACGGTCGAGTTCCTCAGCCTGTTCGGCAGGCAGGGGGAACGTGCGCACCTGCGTGTCCGTCCCAAGGCGAAAGACTGA
- a CDS encoding NAD(P)/FAD-dependent oxidoreductase: MTAEAEQTVTVTPAGRERRYEVVVVGGGAAGLSGALTLARARRSVLVIDAGRPRNAPAAGVHTYLTREGMPPARLLEAGRAEVTGYGGEIATGTVATVGCLDDGGFRVALEDGSAVVADRLLVTTGLLDELPEIPGLAGRWGREVVHCPYCHGWEVRDQAIGVLATGPLAVHQALLWRQLSKDVTLLLHTTPELGADDLERLEARDITVVDGEVTALEVTDDRLTGVALADGRVIPCQALAVAPRLTARAGVLTGLGLEAVDLEMGGHVIGTRIDADPSGATRVPGVWVAGNVTTLNEQVIGAAAAGVRAGAAINADLIAEETRLAVAARRALSGADGT, encoded by the coding sequence ATGACCGCAGAGGCGGAGCAGACGGTGACCGTCACCCCGGCGGGCCGGGAGCGGCGCTACGAGGTGGTCGTCGTCGGAGGCGGCGCCGCGGGACTGAGCGGTGCGCTGACCCTGGCGCGGGCCCGCCGTTCGGTGCTGGTGATCGACGCCGGCCGGCCGCGCAACGCCCCGGCGGCGGGCGTCCACACCTACCTGACGCGCGAGGGGATGCCGCCCGCGCGACTGCTGGAGGCCGGTCGCGCGGAGGTGACCGGTTACGGCGGCGAGATCGCGACGGGCACCGTCGCGACGGTCGGATGCCTGGACGACGGGGGCTTCCGCGTCGCGCTCGAGGACGGGTCGGCCGTCGTGGCGGACCGGCTGCTGGTGACCACCGGCCTGCTCGACGAACTGCCCGAGATCCCCGGCCTGGCCGGGCGGTGGGGCCGCGAGGTGGTGCACTGCCCGTACTGCCACGGCTGGGAGGTGCGCGACCAGGCGATCGGGGTGCTGGCCACCGGGCCGCTGGCGGTGCACCAGGCCCTGCTGTGGCGGCAGTTGAGCAAGGACGTGACGCTCTTGCTGCACACCACGCCCGAGCTCGGCGCCGACGACCTCGAACGGCTGGAGGCACGGGACATCACGGTCGTCGACGGCGAGGTGACGGCACTGGAGGTGACGGACGACCGGTTGACCGGTGTGGCCCTGGCCGACGGCAGGGTGATCCCCTGTCAGGCTCTCGCGGTGGCCCCGCGTCTCACCGCCCGCGCCGGCGTCCTGACCGGCCTCGGCCTGGAGGCGGTCGACCTGGAGATGGGCGGGCACGTCATCGGGACCCGCATCGACGCGGACCCGTCCGGCGCGACGCGGGTGCCCGGAGTGTGGGTGGCCGGCAACGTGACCACCCTGAACGAGCAGGTCATCGGGGCCGCCGCCGCCGGGGTCCGCGCCGGCGCCGCGATCAACGCCGACCTGATCGCCGAGGAGACCCGGCTGGCCGTCGCCGCCCGACGAGCCCTCTCCGGCGCGGACGGGACGTGA